In Microplitis demolitor isolate Queensland-Clemson2020A chromosome 9, iyMicDemo2.1a, whole genome shotgun sequence, one genomic interval encodes:
- the LOC106694161 gene encoding protein PFC0760c-like, whose protein sequence is MSPRDLIDLLLDDKKSCGLNVTELTPRGQNAVAFRHRENRILDDTELPSTLKENDVQVVIEEPTDETLSDGMLMVDDNLNLEKDINYLNLGVNNYQETIEQEGGDDKDDHNYNDNGDNNGADEEKEEDDSGDDEDDSGDNEDDDEEEDDRDDDDDEEEKDDGDDVDDNEEEKEDDGEEDEERRDIRNDNLYNNNDLNYEDESYERPVYEGSPITVADSMMVMMSLAMKHNLSDSCIDDIFEAISLHCPKQNLQKINFKDVVLSKEVDIAGELLDKFVDNFEILYGVRFASINLHQLRHLLNDVRNFRPL, encoded by the exons ATGAGTCCTCGCGATCTAATTGATCTCC TATTAGACGATAAAAAATCATGTGGACTTAATGTCACTGAACTAACACCGAGAGGACAAAATGCAGTTGCATTTAGGCATCGTGAAAACCG aattctAGACGACACTGAACTTCCGTCTAcgttaaaagaaaatgatgtTCAAGTAGTGATTGAGGAGCCAACGGACGAAACTCTATCTGATGGAATGCTAATGGtcgatgataatttaaatctagaaaaagacattaattatcttaatttaGGGGTTAATAACTATCAAGAAACAATAGAACAAGAAGGCGGAGACGATAAAGATGACCACAACTATAACGATAATGGAGATAATAACGGAGCCgatgaagaaaaagaagaagacgaCAGCGGTGATGACGAAGACGACAGCGGCGATAACGAAGATGACGACGAAGAAGAAGACGACCGTGATGACGACGAcgatgaagaagaaaaagacgACGGTGATGACGTTGACGAcaatgaagaagaaaaagaagatgaCGGTGAAGAAGACGAAGAAAGAAGAGATATtagaaatgataatttatataacaataatgatttaaattatgaagatGAATCGTACGAACGACCTGTTTACGAGGGTTCGCCGATAACAGTTGCTGACAGTATGATGGTTATGATGAGCTTAGCCATGAAACATAATCTTTCTGACTCATgtattgatgatatttttgaagCTATAAGTTTACACTGtccaaaacaaaatttacaaaaaattaattt taagGATGTGGTTTTGTCTAAAGAAGTTGATATTGCTGGTGAATTGCTGGATAAATTTGTTGacaatttcgaaattttatatGGAGTAAGATTTGCGAGTATCAACCTTCATCAGCTTCGTCATTTACTGAATGACGTCAGAAATTTTAGACCACTATGA